The Limnochorda sp. LNt genome includes a region encoding these proteins:
- a CDS encoding KOW domain-containing RNA-binding protein: protein MTERGAPTVEEPRVRLGQLVTSRAGRDAGRAYLVIGVRADGRVLVADGRHRKVAQAKAKNRRHLWLHDRVSPEIAGRLERGEPVSDLQVRRAIEELLGTGDVAV, encoded by the coding sequence GTGACGGAGCGTGGTGCGCCGACAGTCGAGGAGCCCCGGGTACGGCTCGGGCAGCTGGTGACCTCCCGGGCCGGGCGGGATGCGGGCCGGGCCTACCTCGTGATAGGAGTGCGCGCGGACGGGCGGGTGCTGGTGGCCGATGGTCGCCATCGCAAGGTGGCTCAGGCCAAGGCCAAGAATCGGCGTCATCTGTGGCTCCACGACCGCGTGTCGCCGGAGATCGCCGGGCGGCTGGAGCGGGGCGAGCCCGTGAGCGACCTGCAGGTGCGTCGGGCCATCGAGGAGCTGCTGGGTACGGGCGACGTGGCGGTCTGA
- a CDS encoding adenylate kinase, which produces MRAVMLGMPGAGKGTQAERLARQLGIPHVSTGAIFREAVQRGTDLGRQAKAYMDRGELVPDSVTVAMVRERLQAPDCRRGFVLDGFPRNLEQARALDEALAQEGVRIEAAIDLVVPVEEAVRRITSRRVCPRCGATYGAGELAAPGGVGGEICPRCGAQLVQRDDDREEVVRQRLRVYEESTRPLVDYYAARGVLVEVAGTGSVDEVAEAIAHALRGRGLGIDRG; this is translated from the coding sequence ATGAGAGCGGTCATGCTGGGCATGCCCGGAGCGGGCAAGGGGACCCAGGCGGAGCGCCTGGCCCGGCAGCTGGGCATCCCGCACGTCTCCACGGGCGCCATCTTCCGGGAGGCGGTCCAGCGCGGCACGGATCTCGGCAGGCAGGCCAAGGCGTACATGGACCGCGGCGAGCTGGTGCCCGACTCGGTGACGGTGGCCATGGTGCGAGAGCGCCTGCAGGCGCCCGATTGTCGGCGGGGCTTCGTGCTCGACGGCTTCCCGCGCAACCTGGAGCAGGCCCGTGCCCTCGACGAGGCGCTGGCGCAGGAGGGCGTGCGCATCGAAGCCGCCATCGACCTCGTCGTGCCCGTCGAGGAGGCGGTGCGCCGCATCACCAGCCGTCGGGTCTGTCCCCGGTGCGGGGCGACGTACGGTGCCGGCGAGCTGGCGGCCCCGGGCGGGGTAGGCGGTGAGATCTGTCCCCGTTGCGGGGCGCAGCTGGTGCAGCGTGACGACGACCGGGAGGAGGTCGTACGCCAGCGGCTGCGGGTCTACGAAGAGAGCACCCGTCCGCTGGTCGACTACTACGCCGCCCGGGGCGTGCTGGTAGAGGTGGCGGGGACGGGTAGCGTCGACGAGGTGGCCGAGGCCATCGCGCACGCGCTGAGGGGGCGGGGCCTCGGGATCGACCGAGGATGA
- the map gene encoding type I methionyl aminopeptidase, translating into MIVLKRPDEIARMRAAGRIVGQLLEEIGRRIRPGVTTAELDRFAEAFIRERGAVPSFKGYRGYPASICTSINEQVVHGIPAARRLREGDILSVDVGVVLDGYHGDAARTFPVGDVDERALRLLEVTEQALWAGIEQARVGHHLSDIGHAIQRLVEGAGLSVVREFVGHGIGRQMHEEPQVPNYGLPGRGIRLRAGMTLAVEPMVNEGGSDVTILEDHWTAVTVDGSRSAHFEHTVAITDGGPVVLTLP; encoded by the coding sequence ATGATCGTGCTCAAGCGGCCGGACGAGATCGCCCGTATGCGAGCAGCCGGGCGCATCGTCGGGCAGCTCCTGGAGGAGATCGGGCGGCGCATCCGGCCGGGCGTGACGACGGCCGAGCTGGACCGCTTCGCCGAGGCGTTCATCCGTGAGCGGGGCGCCGTGCCGTCCTTCAAGGGATACCGGGGATACCCTGCCAGCATCTGCACCTCCATCAACGAGCAGGTGGTGCACGGCATCCCGGCCGCTCGACGCCTGCGGGAGGGCGACATCCTTTCGGTCGACGTGGGCGTGGTGCTGGACGGCTACCATGGCGACGCCGCTCGTACCTTCCCGGTGGGGGATGTGGATGAGCGGGCCCTGCGGCTGCTGGAGGTGACGGAGCAGGCCCTGTGGGCCGGGATCGAGCAGGCCCGGGTGGGCCACCACCTCTCGGACATCGGGCATGCCATCCAGCGCCTGGTGGAGGGTGCCGGGCTCTCGGTGGTGCGGGAGTTCGTCGGCCACGGCATCGGGCGACAGATGCACGAGGAGCCCCAGGTGCCCAACTACGGGCTGCCGGGTCGTGGGATCCGGTTGCGAGCGGGCATGACGCTGGCCGTCGAGCCGATGGTCAACGAGGGCGGCAGTGATGTTACAATCTTGGAGGACCATTGGACGGCGGTGACGGTCGACGGCAGCCGCTCCGCCCACTTCGAGCACACCGTGGCCATCACGGACGGCGGGCCGGTGGTGTTGACCCTGCCGTGA
- the rpsK gene encoding 30S ribosomal protein S11, translating into MPEPRRRGGTTRVRHRERKNVPSGIAYIKSTFNNTIVTITDKQGNVVAWASSGTVGFKGSRKGTPYAAGLAGEAAARAAMEHGMREVEVRVRGPGSGRETAIRSLQAAGLEVTAIKDVTPIPHNGCRPPKRRRV; encoded by the coding sequence ATGCCTGAACCGCGGCGCCGAGGGGGGACGACCCGGGTCCGCCACCGGGAGCGCAAGAACGTCCCCTCGGGGATTGCGTACATCAAGTCGACCTTCAACAACACCATCGTCACCATCACCGACAAGCAGGGCAACGTGGTCGCCTGGGCGAGCTCGGGGACGGTGGGCTTCAAGGGCTCCCGCAAGGGGACGCCCTACGCCGCTGGCCTGGCGGGGGAGGCAGCCGCCCGCGCCGCGATGGAGCACGGGATGCGCGAGGTGGAGGTACGCGTCCGTGGGCCCGGCTCCGGACGGGAGACGGCCATCCGATCGCTGCAGGCGGCGGGGCTCGAGGTGACCGCCATCAAAGACGTGACCCCCATCCCTCACAATGGCTGCCGGCCGCCCAAGCGCCGGCGGGTGTGA
- the rplQ gene encoding 50S ribosomal protein L17, with amino-acid sequence MKARKLGRDYDHRRWLLRQLATQLILHGRIRTTLARAKVVRPIAEHMVTLAKRGDLHARRQAASVLTDKAAVRKLFAEVGPRYAERQGGYVRIVKIGPRRGDAAPMSIIELV; translated from the coding sequence GTGAAGGCTCGCAAGCTGGGTCGCGACTACGATCACCGGCGGTGGCTGCTGCGGCAGCTTGCCACCCAACTCATCCTGCACGGCCGCATTCGGACCACGCTGGCCCGGGCCAAGGTGGTGCGCCCCATCGCCGAGCACATGGTCACCCTCGCCAAGCGCGGTGACCTGCACGCTCGTCGGCAGGCCGCCTCCGTGCTGACCGACAAGGCCGCGGTGCGCAAGCTCTTCGCCGAGGTGGGGCCCAGGTACGCCGAGCGGCAAGGAGGGTACGTGCGGATCGTCAAGATCGGACCGCGGCGGGGCGATGCTGCCCCCATGTCCATCATCGAACTGGTCTGA
- a CDS encoding energy-coupling factor transporter ATPase — protein MPSDPLIEVDRVTYRYAAGGDAPAVVALNEVSWRLWPGELVAVVGRNGSGKSTLARHLNGLLLPDEGRVVVDGIDTRDTARSWEIRRRVGMIFQNPDNQLVATTVEEDVAFGPENLGIAPDEIGRRVAWALEAVGMTEYRRHPPHRLSGGQKQRVAIAGVLAMQPLCIVADEPTSMLDPRGRAEVMETLLDLRRRMGMAVVLITQQMAEAALADRVVVMDQGRVVLEGAPRTVFQRAAGLEALGLDLPVAVAVAERLRLAGVPVDPSVITVEELVEWLCPSSSAT, from the coding sequence ATGCCCTCCGATCCCCTCATCGAGGTCGACCGGGTCACCTACCGCTACGCCGCCGGAGGAGATGCCCCGGCGGTCGTCGCGTTGAACGAGGTCTCATGGCGGCTGTGGCCCGGCGAGCTGGTGGCGGTGGTGGGGCGCAACGGATCGGGCAAGTCGACGCTGGCTCGCCACCTCAACGGACTGCTGTTGCCCGACGAGGGCCGTGTGGTGGTCGACGGCATCGATACCCGCGACACGGCCCGCTCGTGGGAGATCCGGCGACGAGTGGGGATGATCTTCCAGAACCCCGACAACCAGCTGGTGGCCACGACGGTGGAGGAAGACGTGGCCTTCGGCCCCGAGAACCTGGGCATCGCACCCGACGAGATCGGCCGGCGCGTCGCGTGGGCGCTGGAGGCGGTGGGCATGACGGAGTACCGGCGCCATCCGCCCCATCGCCTCTCGGGCGGCCAGAAGCAGCGCGTCGCCATCGCCGGCGTCCTGGCGATGCAGCCCCTCTGCATCGTGGCCGACGAGCCCACGTCGATGCTGGATCCCCGGGGGCGCGCCGAGGTGATGGAGACGCTGCTGGACCTGCGCCGGCGGATGGGGATGGCGGTGGTGCTCATCACCCAGCAGATGGCCGAGGCGGCACTGGCCGACCGGGTGGTCGTGATGGACCAGGGCCGCGTCGTCCTGGAAGGGGCGCCCCGGACCGTCTTCCAGCGGGCCGCCGGGCTGGAGGCGCTGGGGCTGGACCTGCCCGTGGCCGTGGCGGTGGCCGAGCGCTTGCGGCTGGCCGGCGTGCCGGTGGACCCGAGCGTCATCACGGTCGAAGAGCTGGTGGAGTGGTTGTGCCCATCGTCGTCCGCCACCTGA
- a CDS encoding DNA-directed RNA polymerase subunit alpha, with translation MLELERPTIQAVEVTDTYGKFVVEPLERGYGITLGNSLRRVLMSSLPGAAVATLRIDGVLHEFSHLPGVREDVTDIILNVKELVVRLHGDGPVTARLEASEEGPVLARAIRVGPEVEILNPDHVIATLESGGRLSMEMTIVKGRGWAPAERNKQPGLPIGVMAVDSIFNPVRRVNYHVENTRVGQRTDFDRLVLELWTNGAIAPMEAVATAAQILIQHLELFRDLTTPEQAPMQQESPQDRERSRVLEMPIEELGLSVRSYNCLKRAGIDTVGELTRKTEEDMMKVRNLGKKSLQEVKEKLAQLGLSLRQPDDD, from the coding sequence ATGTTGGAGTTGGAGCGGCCCACCATCCAGGCGGTGGAGGTGACCGACACCTACGGCAAGTTCGTCGTGGAGCCCCTCGAGCGGGGGTACGGCATCACGTTGGGCAACTCGTTGCGCCGGGTGCTGATGTCGTCGCTGCCGGGCGCGGCGGTGGCCACGCTGCGCATCGACGGCGTACTCCACGAGTTCTCCCATCTGCCGGGGGTGCGGGAGGACGTTACCGACATCATCCTCAACGTCAAGGAGCTGGTGGTGCGGCTGCACGGCGATGGCCCGGTGACGGCGCGCCTGGAGGCCTCCGAAGAGGGCCCGGTGCTGGCGCGAGCCATCCGGGTGGGGCCGGAGGTGGAGATCCTCAATCCGGACCACGTCATCGCCACCCTCGAGTCCGGCGGCCGCCTCTCGATGGAGATGACCATCGTCAAGGGACGCGGCTGGGCGCCGGCGGAGCGCAACAAGCAGCCGGGGCTTCCCATCGGCGTGATGGCGGTCGATTCCATCTTCAATCCGGTGCGCCGCGTCAACTATCACGTGGAAAACACCCGGGTCGGCCAGCGGACCGACTTCGACCGGCTGGTGCTGGAGCTGTGGACCAACGGGGCCATCGCCCCCATGGAGGCCGTTGCGACGGCTGCGCAGATCCTCATCCAGCACCTGGAGCTCTTCCGGGATCTGACGACGCCTGAGCAGGCGCCCATGCAGCAGGAGAGCCCGCAGGATCGTGAGCGCAGCCGGGTCCTGGAGATGCCCATCGAGGAGCTGGGCCTGTCGGTGCGCTCCTACAACTGCCTCAAGCGGGCCGGCATCGACACCGTGGGCGAGTTGACCCGCAAGACCGAGGAGGACATGATGAAGGTCCGCAACCTGGGCAAGAAGTCGCTCCAGGAAGTGAAGGAGAAGCTGGCGCAACTGGGCCTGTCACTGCGCCAGCCCGACGACGACTGA
- the secY gene encoding preprotein translocase subunit SecY produces MIDALRNAARIEDLRSKLLYTLAMLAVFRIGSHIPVPGVDAAALAERFRTGSANIFGFLDLFAGGALTNFSIFALSVTPYITASIILQLLTVVVPRLEELAKEGVEGRKVLAQYTRYGTVVLAVVQALGVTSLANAYQVLYDASFFSMTLIVVTLTAGTVLLMWLGEKISENGIGNGISLIIFTGIVARLPASAINIGRAIGEGGINLLGVIALAVLSVALIAAIVFMQEGQRRIPVQYAKRVVGRRMYGGQSTHIPMRVNQAGVIPIIFASSVLLFPLTLTQFIPSLDFVNRFLGFGTPLYNALYAILVVFFTYFYTAITFNPRDVADNMKKYGGFIPGIRPGQPTAEYLDRILTRITLVGALFLALIAVTPYILAGVTGVPSAFISIGGTGLLIVVGVALDTLKQIEAHLLMRQYEGFIR; encoded by the coding sequence GTGATCGACGCCCTTCGCAACGCGGCGCGCATCGAGGATCTCCGGTCCAAGCTCCTGTACACGCTGGCCATGCTGGCGGTCTTTCGCATCGGCTCCCACATCCCGGTGCCGGGCGTGGACGCCGCAGCCCTGGCCGAGCGGTTCCGGACGGGGTCGGCCAACATCTTCGGCTTCCTCGATCTGTTCGCCGGGGGCGCCCTCACCAACTTCTCCATCTTCGCTCTGAGCGTCACCCCCTACATCACGGCCTCCATCATCCTGCAGTTGCTGACCGTGGTGGTGCCGCGCCTGGAGGAGCTGGCCAAGGAGGGCGTCGAGGGGCGCAAGGTCCTGGCCCAGTACACGCGCTACGGCACGGTGGTGCTGGCGGTGGTGCAGGCGCTGGGCGTGACGAGCCTGGCCAACGCCTACCAGGTGCTCTACGACGCCAGCTTCTTCAGCATGACCCTCATCGTCGTGACGCTGACCGCCGGCACGGTGCTGTTGATGTGGCTCGGGGAGAAGATCTCGGAGAACGGCATCGGCAACGGCATCTCGCTCATCATCTTCACGGGCATCGTGGCGCGGCTGCCGGCCAGCGCCATCAACATCGGGCGCGCCATCGGCGAGGGCGGCATCAACCTGCTCGGCGTCATCGCCCTGGCCGTGCTGAGCGTCGCCCTCATCGCTGCCATCGTCTTCATGCAGGAGGGGCAGCGCCGCATCCCGGTGCAGTACGCCAAGCGAGTCGTGGGCCGGCGGATGTATGGCGGGCAGAGCACCCACATCCCGATGCGCGTCAACCAGGCGGGCGTCATCCCCATCATCTTCGCCTCGTCGGTGCTGTTGTTCCCGCTGACGCTGACGCAGTTCATTCCGTCGCTCGACTTCGTCAACCGGTTCCTGGGCTTCGGCACGCCGCTGTACAACGCCCTGTACGCGATCCTGGTGGTCTTCTTCACCTACTTCTACACGGCCATCACCTTCAACCCCCGTGACGTCGCGGACAACATGAAGAAGTACGGCGGCTTCATCCCCGGGATCCGCCCGGGTCAGCCCACGGCCGAGTACCTGGACCGGATCCTGACGCGCATCACCCTGGTGGGCGCGCTCTTCCTGGCGCTCATCGCGGTGACGCCGTATATCCTGGCGGGCGTGACGGGGGTGCCCAGTGCCTTCATCAGCATCGGCGGCACCGGCTTGCTGATCGTGGTGGGCGTGGCGCTGGACACCCTCAAGCAGATCGAGGCGCACCTGCTGATGCGCCAGTACGAGGGCTTCATCCGTTGA
- the rpsD gene encoding 30S ribosomal protein S4 encodes MGRYTGPACRLCRREGVKLFLKGDRCYSEKCALERRNYAPGQHGQMRRKPTEYGLHLREKQRLRRYYGLMESQFRHIFQQAARRKGVTGEALLQLLELRLDNVVYRLGFAQSRRQARQLVSHGHFTVNGRRVDVPSYRLRPGDVVGVREGSKDVTLIRDNVAASGGRGVPSWLELAPERLEGRVLVVPGRDQIDAPVHEHLVVEHYSR; translated from the coding sequence ATGGGACGTTACACCGGCCCTGCCTGCCGGCTCTGCCGGCGTGAGGGCGTCAAGCTGTTCCTCAAGGGCGATCGCTGCTACTCGGAGAAGTGCGCGCTGGAGCGGCGCAACTACGCTCCCGGCCAGCACGGGCAGATGCGACGCAAGCCCACCGAGTACGGCCTGCACCTGCGGGAGAAGCAGCGCCTGCGGCGTTACTACGGGCTGATGGAGAGCCAGTTCCGCCACATCTTCCAGCAGGCAGCGCGGCGCAAGGGCGTCACGGGAGAGGCGTTGCTGCAGCTGTTGGAGCTGAGGCTCGACAACGTGGTCTACCGCCTCGGCTTCGCCCAGTCGCGCCGGCAGGCCCGCCAGCTGGTCAGCCACGGGCACTTCACCGTCAACGGCCGGCGGGTCGACGTGCCCTCCTATCGCCTGCGGCCCGGTGACGTGGTGGGCGTGCGAGAGGGCAGCAAGGACGTCACGCTCATCCGCGACAACGTCGCGGCCTCGGGGGGCCGGGGGGTGCCCTCCTGGCTGGAGCTGGCGCCGGAGCGCCTGGAGGGACGCGTGCTGGTGGTGCCCGGTCGGGACCAGATCGACGCGCCGGTGCACGAGCACCTGGTCGTGGAGCATTACTCCCGCTGA
- a CDS encoding energy-coupling factor transporter transmembrane component T family protein — protein MAIGEIALGQYVPGDSFLHRLDPRTKIGLVTGFIVLMFVVETWWGYGVGAGMVALGLVAGRLSPRWVLRGLRPIVVLIAISAVLNAFWTEGRTLWQWGPLRLTAEGVERAGMMGLRLVLLVAGASLLTLTTSPIDLTDAIERLLTPLRRVGVPAHELAMMMSIALRFVPTLAEEAERIMKAQMARGAAFDRGSLWARARALVPLLVPLFVSAFRRADDLALAMEARCYRGGEGRTRLRQLRMRRRDWATLVAFAVVAGGVGAVL, from the coding sequence ATGGCCATCGGCGAGATCGCCCTCGGCCAGTACGTCCCCGGTGACTCGTTCCTCCACCGGCTCGACCCGCGCACCAAGATCGGGTTGGTCACCGGCTTCATCGTCCTGATGTTCGTGGTGGAGACCTGGTGGGGCTACGGCGTGGGCGCCGGGATGGTCGCCCTGGGGCTCGTCGCGGGCCGCCTCTCTCCCCGCTGGGTGTTGCGGGGGCTGCGTCCCATCGTGGTGCTCATCGCTATCAGCGCCGTGCTCAACGCCTTTTGGACCGAGGGGCGCACCCTGTGGCAGTGGGGGCCGCTACGGCTGACCGCGGAGGGCGTCGAGCGAGCCGGCATGATGGGGCTTCGGCTGGTGCTCCTGGTGGCGGGGGCCTCGCTGCTGACGCTCACCACCAGTCCCATCGACCTGACCGACGCCATCGAGCGCCTGCTGACCCCGCTCCGCCGGGTCGGGGTGCCCGCTCACGAGCTGGCCATGATGATGAGCATCGCCTTGCGCTTCGTGCCGACCCTGGCGGAGGAGGCCGAGCGCATCATGAAGGCCCAGATGGCGCGGGGCGCTGCCTTCGACCGGGGCTCGCTGTGGGCGAGGGCCCGGGCGCTGGTGCCGCTCCTGGTGCCGCTCTTCGTCAGCGCCTTCCGACGAGCCGACGACCTAGCCCTGGCCATGGAAGCGCGGTGCTACCGGGGCGGAGAGGGACGCACCCGGCTCCGGCAGCTCCGGATGCGGCGACGGGATTGGGCCACGCTGGTCGCCTTCGCGGTCGTGGCAGGGGGGGTGGGGGCCGTCCTTTGA
- the rpmJ gene encoding 50S ribosomal protein L36 yields the protein MKVRPSVKRICEKCKIIRRHGRVMVICDNPKHRQRQG from the coding sequence ATGAAGGTGCGGCCTTCGGTCAAGCGCATCTGCGAGAAGTGCAAGATCATCCGCCGTCACGGGCGCGTGATGGTGATCTGTGACAATCCCAAGCACCGGCAGCGGCAGGGTTAG
- the rpsM gene encoding 30S ribosomal protein S13, whose product MARIAGVDLPRDKRVEVALTYIYGIGRSSARQIVARTGINPDTRVRDLTEDEVTRLREVVEREYKVEGELRREVAANIKRLIDIGSYRGIRHKRGLPVRGQRTRTNARTRKGPKRTVGVKRKKT is encoded by the coding sequence ATGGCACGCATCGCCGGGGTCGACCTGCCTCGGGACAAGCGGGTCGAGGTCGCCCTCACCTATATCTACGGGATCGGTCGGTCGAGCGCGCGCCAGATCGTGGCCCGCACCGGCATCAACCCTGACACGCGGGTGCGCGACTTGACCGAGGACGAGGTGACGCGCCTGCGGGAGGTCGTCGAGCGAGAGTACAAGGTCGAGGGTGAGCTGCGCAGAGAGGTGGCCGCCAACATCAAGCGGCTCATCGACATCGGCAGCTATCGCGGGATCCGGCACAAGCGGGGGCTCCCCGTCAGGGGGCAGCGCACCCGGACCAACGCCAGGACCCGCAAGGGTCCCAAGCGCACCGTGGGCGTCAAGCGAAAGAAGACGTGA
- a CDS encoding energy-coupling factor transporter ATPase produces MPIVVRHLSHVYMPGTPMAVPSLHDVSFEIADGESVGLIGPTGSGKSTLVQHLNGLIRPRPGTVLVDGHDVGDRRTDMRRLRRTVGLVFQYPEYQLFEETVYDDVAFGPRSMGLDADEVDRRVRRAMAMMGLDVEALARRSPFELSGGQRRRVAIAGVLALGCSKLILDEPTAGLDPGGRRDLLRLLARLNREGMTVLLVTHDMDDLAEVARRVLVLSEGRLVADAPVRELFAQHRALLQRHRLDVPATVRVLYALRDRGADVRLDRLGVGEVAEEILRWWRATRGPVDGRAASEPSSPSQERRRAHGHRRDRPRPVRPR; encoded by the coding sequence GTGCCCATCGTCGTCCGCCACCTGAGTCACGTCTACATGCCGGGGACCCCCATGGCCGTCCCGTCGCTGCACGACGTGAGCTTCGAGATCGCGGACGGCGAGTCGGTCGGGCTCATCGGGCCCACCGGTTCGGGCAAGTCGACGCTGGTGCAGCATCTCAACGGCCTCATCCGTCCCCGGCCGGGCACGGTCCTCGTCGACGGGCACGACGTGGGCGACCGGCGCACCGACATGCGGCGCCTGCGCCGGACGGTGGGGCTCGTCTTCCAGTACCCCGAGTACCAGCTCTTCGAGGAGACCGTCTACGACGACGTCGCCTTCGGCCCACGCTCGATGGGGCTCGATGCCGACGAGGTGGACCGGCGGGTGCGCCGGGCCATGGCCATGATGGGGCTCGACGTCGAGGCCCTGGCGAGACGCTCGCCCTTCGAGCTCTCCGGCGGGCAACGGCGCCGTGTCGCGATCGCCGGGGTGCTGGCCCTCGGCTGCTCCAAGCTGATCCTCGACGAGCCGACGGCTGGCCTGGACCCGGGCGGACGGCGCGACCTGCTGCGGTTGCTGGCGCGTCTCAACCGGGAGGGCATGACCGTGCTGCTGGTCACCCACGACATGGATGACCTGGCCGAGGTGGCGCGCCGCGTGCTGGTGCTGAGCGAGGGCCGTCTGGTCGCGGACGCGCCGGTGCGGGAGCTCTTCGCCCAGCATCGTGCGCTGCTGCAGCGACACCGGCTCGACGTGCCGGCCACGGTGCGCGTCCTCTACGCCCTGCGCGACCGCGGCGCCGACGTGCGGCTGGACCGGCTCGGTGTCGGCGAGGTGGCGGAGGAGATCCTGCGATGGTGGCGTGCGACGCGTGGCCCCGTCGACGGCCGTGCCGCCTCAGAGCCGTCGTCCCCGTCCCAGGAGAGGAGACGGGCCCATGGCCATCGGCGAGATCGCCCTCGGCCAGTACGTCCCCGGTGA
- the infA gene encoding translation initiation factor IF-1: MGKQDVIEVEGTVVEPLPNAMFRVELENGHKVLAHIAGKMRMNFIRILPGDRVIVQLSPYDLTRGRIVYRKR; this comes from the coding sequence ATGGGCAAGCAGGACGTCATAGAGGTGGAAGGCACGGTCGTCGAGCCCCTTCCCAACGCGATGTTTCGGGTGGAGCTCGAAAATGGCCACAAGGTGCTGGCGCACATCGCGGGCAAGATGCGGATGAACTTCATCCGGATCCTCCCCGGCGACCGTGTCATCGTGCAGCTCTCCCCCTATGACCTGACCCGCGGCCGGATCGTCTACCGCAAGCGCTGA